A DNA window from Pungitius pungitius chromosome 1, fPunPun2.1, whole genome shotgun sequence contains the following coding sequences:
- the rbm38 gene encoding RNA-binding protein 38 isoform X2 encodes MSSPLFLGQLVGVPLEIMHPTMEKDTTHTKIFVGGLPYHTNDASLRRYFETFGDIEEAVVITDKQTGKSRGYGFVTMVDRGAAERACKDANPIIDGRKANVNLAYLGAKPRSSQSTRPAEILPSGGAIDKHWRQQQPDCVSSLCDATPPRARGQWEMAALSIFSYCVPGRIERGRERGGRGLSGEEQCVCLLFVRVKKGSRYVFCVWMWVRTKEEG; translated from the exons ATGAGTTCCCCGCTGTTTCTAGGTCAGCTGGTCGGGGTCCCTTTAGAAATAATGCACCCCACCATGGAGAAAGACACGACTCACACCAAGATCTTTGTCGGCGGGCTGCCGTATCACACCAACGACGCCTCACTCCGGAGATATTTCGAGACTTTCGGGGACATCGAGGAGGCGGTGGTCATCACGGACAAACAGACGGGCAAGTCCAGAGGATATGGCTTT GTGACCATGGTGGACAGAGGAGCGGCAGAGCGAGCGTGCAAAGACGCCAACCCCATCATCGACGGCAGGAAGGCCAACGTGAACCTGGCCTACCTGGGGGCGAAGCCCCGCAGCTCCCAATCCA CGCGACCGGCTGAAATACTGCCGAGTGGAGGTGCGATTGACAAACACTGGCGCCAACAACAACCCGACTGCGTGTCCTCATTGTGCGACGCGACTCCCCCCCGAGCACGCGGCCAATGGGAGATGGCAGCGCTCAGTATATTTTCTTATTGTGTGCCAGGGAGaatagaaagagggagagaaagagggggacgGGGACTGTCGGGAGAAGAACAGTGCGTCTGTCTCCTCTTTGTCCGAGTGAAGAAAGGAAGTAGatatgtgttttgtgtttggatGTGGGTTCGAACAAAAGAGGAGGGCTGA